One window from the genome of Cucumis melo cultivar AY chromosome 12, USDA_Cmelo_AY_1.0, whole genome shotgun sequence encodes:
- the LOC103487085 gene encoding protein HIGH CHLOROPHYLL FLUORESCENCE PHENOTYPE 173, chloroplastic — MEICSLALQLSSQPSSSSLLLKTSTSSPTTTTRRNFLLSSQLPNPFLQILAGNHSFLHLSSSKSCSVRLSTKPISAEAWDIGRFLRTLYFFNGPPSPSKFFESLIAQLSGSSPSKPVEEMETSGFILVAGATGGVGRRVVDILRKKGLPVRALVRNEEKARKMLGPDIGLIVGDVTKASTLAPENFKGVRKVINAVSVIVGPKEGDTPERAKYSQGIKFFEPEIKGDSPKLVEFIGMQNLINAVKSGVGLRNGKLLFGFEGNSIKEIPWGALDDVVMGGVSESSFQIDMKGGETGGPTGVFKGVLSTANNGGFTSIRTRNFSVPEDLSAYDGLELRLKGDGRRYKLIVRTSTDWDTVGYTAGFDTAKGEWQSVRVPFTSLRAIFRARTVTDAPPFDPTNIVSLQLMFSKFEYDGKLNPTFVEGPFQLPLSSIRAYIKDPITPRFVHVSSAGVTRPERPGLDLSKQPPAVRLNKELDFILTFKLKGEDLIRESGIPYAIIRPCALTEEPAGADLIFDQGDNITGKVSREEIARICIAALESPYACDKTFEVKSVIPFSEPFTVDPENPPPEKDYNVYFKTLKDGITGKELLEQTPAPV; from the exons ATGGAAATCTGTTCCCTTGCCCTCCAACTTTCATCTCAACCATCGTCCTCCTCCCTTCTTCTTAAG ACTTCTACATCATCACCCACTACCACTACTAGAAGGAATTTCTTGCTATCATCTCAACTTCCTAACCCATTTCTCCAAATTCTCGCCGGAAACCACTCTTTCCTCCACTTAAGCTCCTCAAAATCCTGCTCGGTCAGACTCTCAACAAAACCCATTTCTGCAGAAGCTTGGGATATTGGTAGGTTTTTGAGAACATTGTACTTTTTCAATGGGCCTCCATCTCCATCCAAG TTTTTTGAGTCTCTGATTGCTCAACTGTCGGGTTCATCGCCGAGCAAACCTGTTGAAGAAATGGAAACTTCTGGGTTCATTCTAGTAGCTGGAGCAACGGGTGGGGTTGGGAGAAGGGTGGTTGATATCCTGAGGAAAAAAGGGTTGCCAGTTCGAGCTTTG GTCAGGAATGAAGAGAAAGCAAGGAAGATGTTAGGCCCAGACATTGGATTG ATTGTTGGGGATGTTACTAAGGCGAGCACTTTGGCACCTGAGAACTTTAAGGGAGTGAGGAAGGTAATTAATGCTGTTTCTGTCATTGTTGGACCAAAGGAAGGAGACACTCCAGAAAGAGCAAAGTATAGCCAA GGAATCAAGTTCTTTGAACCTGAG ATCAAAGGCGATTCACCAAAATTGGTGGAATTTATTGGCATGCAAAATTTGATCAATGCTGTGAAGAGTGGTGTTGGACTCCGAAATGGGAAGCTACTTTTTGGATTTGAAG GAAACAGTATCAAAGAAATTCCTTGGGGTGCTTTAGACGATGTGGTAATGGGTGGAGTAAGTGAAAGTTCATTTCAAATTGACATGAAGGGTGGTGAAACTGGTGGACCAACTGGAGTTTTTAAAG GTGTTCTTTCAACTGCAAACAATGGTGGCTTTACTAGTATTCGGACAAGG AATTTTTCTGTGCCAGAAGATCTTTCTGCTTATGATGGACTGGAGTTGCGTCTCAAGGGTGATGGACGTCGGTATAAACTGATTGTCCGCACCAGCACAGACTGGGATACTGTTGGTTATACAGCCGGCTTTGACACTGCAAAAGGGGAATGGCAGTCA GTTCGTGTGCCGTTTACCTCTCTAAGGGCAATCTTTCGAGCTCGTACTGTTACAGATGCCCCACCTTTTGACCCTACGAATATTGTGTCACTGCAG CTCATGTTTAGCAAGTTTGAGTATGATGGGAAACTCAACCcaacttttgttgaaggtcCATTTCAACTTCCATTATCAAGTATAAGGGCTTATATTAAAGATCCTATAACTCCCAG GTTTGTCCATGTGAGTTCAGCTGGAGTTACAAGACCTGAGAGGCCTGGGCTTGATCTCAGCAAACAACCTCCTGCTGTCCGATTGAATAAAGAATTGGATTTTATTCTTACATTCAAATTGAAG GGAGAGGACTTAATTAGGGAAAGTGGAATTCCTTATGCAATAATAAGACCTTGCGCGTTAACGGAGGAGCCTGCTGGTGCAGATCTCATTTTTGATCAAGGAGATAATATAACG GGTAAGGTATCAAGGGAAGAAATTGCTCGTATTTGCATTGCTGCTTTGGAAAGTCCATATGCATGTGACAAAACGTTTGAG GTTAAAAGTGTGATTCCATTTAGTGAACCATTCACTGTGGACCCTGAGAATCCACCTCCAGAAAAAGACTACAATGTTTATTTCAAAACCCTGAAGGATGGCATTACCGGGAAAGAACTCCTTGAGCAAACCCCTGCTCCGGTTTGA